In Styela clava chromosome 6, kaStyClav1.hap1.2, whole genome shotgun sequence, the genomic window AAGAATGCGACCTCGGAGCCGAGCTTTATCGCCAGAGGTTGAATTTCATTTGCCATATTGGCTGTAATAAAATGCAACGAAATTGAAAATTGGTGGCTTTTAGTGGCAGTTGTGTGACCGTTTGCCATGTTTGATTTACAGTGGCATATCAATAAACAGTAAATtttaacaaatgaaaataacattTCATCTAAGATGTTCCCGCTACCTTGCCGTAAATATACTTGCTCATAGTTATCCAGTggaaggtcgctacgctacccgcgagggaaaTCATAAGAAATAGTTTAGGAAATAGTAAGGAGCTGACGCACGTTTGATGAAAGATGGATGCGGGAgcgtcgttgcgccggacgactGGCGAAAATTCGTCCTGCGCGCTGCCCCTGTACCCTTTagtccaggggtcggcaaactgcggcccgcgggcaaaATGCGACCGCGATCAAattttttgtggcccgcgaacgtCCGGACTTAAgatgaatgaaacaaaaatttgattataaatttattaatgtcTTGACTCGGATATACGTGGTACTGCTGTAAGGCGCTTTTGATAgtaagtagcgtcagttgtatgtcgttcaCTTGATGTTGGTTGTAATGATAAGTCGAGTTCATTTTgagtatttgaaaataaaaaaacgcCGGGGAATAAAGGCAAATTTGCGATGAGGACGTTCTTGGGCAGAAAATCTGTTTCTTCTTGCGCATTTTAAAACCAGTTTGCAAGTCAGTATCACAGTTATTCGATATTGAACGTCATTACGAAACGTGTCATTGCAAATACGAAATTTGACCCCGAGACCAGAGTTTGCGCTACTACTGATCTGCGCGACAGTGCAATGTGCTCGTTCAGGGACACATATTGTTGTGAgctgctttatctaaaatgcattacgcTAAGAATAAGTTTCGTGCTGGCTTGTTAGATCGTCATTTAGAGTCAAACAACGCACTGAGGCACAACTAGGTTGCTATTTAATTGCAACGGTTTGGCCATGACACAGAAAAAACATCATCCTGAATattgatgataaaaaaataaaaacaatgttttgATTGATAATGTATAATTCAAAAAAGCAACATACACGTCTTACTGTGACACAGAATAGAAGGGGCGTGTGCGCCATAATTTGATGTTTAATGTGGCAATTGTTCGGAGGTAGAAATCAATAAGGCCCGCACGCTACCTGAAATGTATATATGCGACCCGCGAGTACAttaagtttgccgaccactgctttaATCCATGAAGTAGTTTAAATATCACGTCATAAACTTATTCTTTTTAATTACCCTGTATTGCCCAGATATGGCATCTCAATCTATTAACATTCTCGAGATAGGACATAAAATCACCGGAGCGTGACTGAGGGATAGAAGAAAAACAAATTCCGCTTGAAGATGATTTTCCTAGTCATGCCCATGCCTTCAAATTCTTAATAATACCTCTGCAATAAACCAAAATTGCCTGCAATAAACCAAAATTACTGGGGGTAGGGAAAAAAGTCCaaaaacgtttcaaaatatttttccatccATGCCCATGTCATTAGATTCTTGATAGGACCTCTCTGCTTGAAAGAATGTGTAATCTGGTAAGTTTTGTAGGAATTGAACTGCCTGATTGTTCAGGTGCTGGTAGAATAGAATTGTACCTAGAACAGAAACAAGATCCCAGTAGCGTATTCAAATTGGTTCCCCAATTATATCGTCTTTTCCAATTGACAAAGTTGCCTCAAATCCTGAAGTAAAAGATTTGAGAACGAGTAAATATGTTCTTTTGAACtgaattcaattatatttcaacCACGGGTATTGATGAAAAGCTGACATATATAACACAATACAAATGCCGAATACTCACTCGTATCAGTTTGGTCAATTATTAGAACTATACAGTTAGTAAGTACCTTGTTTGGGCAACACACGATGTGGTCGAAAATTGGATCGATAACGAGGGCTCGAAAATATCGTTCCCTCACTTAAAATGGGAAAACGATCACACAACAAGAGTTTGCGCTAAAGCACATTGTAGAAATTGCCAAGGTGTTTCTGAGTCGAATATAACTACACCATGAGAAGAAAAATTCTGTTGTATATTTATTCTCAATATCCGCGGTTTTAGCATATTGGGTATGAGGTTTAATTATCTTCCTGACTTTCATAGCAATAAAAGATGACGTCAATGAAACAATGACAATATTGtatcaaagttttatatatgCCCATCAACAAAAGGGTTGCGAAGCAAATCGCAAATATTACATGTTTTATGTAATATTACATTATACTTACAGTTTTGGTATACACACTGCTTGGTTGCATTGATACGAATTTTCATATCGACGATGctcaatttcaagtttgtaggcaATAAATAGCAATTCAATTGTACGAATTCATAATATTTCCAAATTAACTTTGCGATTcgtgcaataaataaaaatataacataccCGTTGGATCAATGCTCATTAAACTGTATGAGTCAATTTACGTCAAATGCTTTATTACATATTTCAAAGGcttacaaattgaaaaattgttacAGCGACGGCAAAGAGTTcttcataacaacaacaaaatagcATATATTACAACAAGTTGATAAAACTGATGTTCGTATTGGCGGGGCCTTCatgaataaaatagtttatcAAGGTTCTAAAGTAGTACCGAATACAGAAGATTTCTGACCGTAAATGTTTATTAGTAATGCCCAGACTACATGTGAAAAACTTATATATGTGTTGTGTATAACGGCTATTCATTGTGGTTATATAAGGCAGCGTCTCGAAGATCAATTGAAGATGGACATATTTTAATCTGGTGTATATCACTGGTAACATATTGAAGGTACTCTAAAAAGGCTATGATTTCAGACCTGATAAAAAGCTCATATGCACTCGTTATAATTTTGCATTTTAACAACACGACAAATGCAATGTTTTGATTGGCATAGATTTTTactttgttttgaaaatatctcacTAAATCTtgaatacagaaataaattgTAATCCACAGATGCCGTTTTAAGAATACTGTAGTAGACATCTGATAAGATAGAAAAATATGTCGGAATCTGGTTTCACCTTCTCTGCGGTCGATTACGTCGTGTTTGGATTGATGTTGCTTTTATCAGTTGCTATCGGAATATATAATGCATATCGTGAACGCAACAGTAATTCTGCTAATGATTATCTGAATGCTACAAAGTAAGAGACAATTTCCATGGTTGAATTTGttaaaaacagcaacatatTTAAGAAACTCattatttggaattttttttttgatttttttttcgatttattTGATGATAAATGTACTAacttatatttatgtaaagtgTGAATATTATTTGCTCCGCACGAAATGCATTCATCGCGAAGtgcttatgatatatatttatataacaatgaaaaaaaaattgcatatcTGATATAATTTGCTGATATCTATAGACTATTttaatatatgtaaatattgtgaTAATAGTTGTACTCGAGCATACTgatttttaaacatttcattttccaaatatattataatatgtaTTTGTTTACGGCAAATAGCAATGGTTGTGTACCGACAGCAAAGGCAAATGATCCTTGTTTTCTAGAGATGATTAGTCAAACACACTTTTGACAAGCAACTATCGGACTGtagtgttttttttaaattttgaaactttgcGACGGGTGCAGTAAAAAGCTAATTCATGGACAAACAATAATTGGAACGCATACTTGAGTGTATCATTTTCCTGTCATTGTTTATTTGTTACATTTCCTATACAGATCCATGTCGATGTTGCCGGTTGCAATATCATTATGTGTTACATATGAATCTGCACTCAATTTACTCTCCACACCCGCAGAAATTTACCTATATGGGTCGATGGCTTCATGGTAAGTTTTATCGGCTGATACTACAGCAAAACTAGAAGTGATAAAATATAAGCAAGAGTGTACCAAAAATTTGAATGTTATAAAGAAATGAATTTCTGAGTACACTTTATTCAGGGGATTGATCGCAACGATAAGTGCTCCAATAATTGCAGCGCACATTTTCATGCCTACTTACTATGCAGCGGGAATCACAAGCGTGTACGATGTGAGTGTGCTAAGTATATTTGTATTCTCATGGCTGATATAACAAACAATAgtttgataattttgttttagtACTTGAGATTGCGATTCAACAGAGTGACACAAATTTTGGGTACTTTAACGTTTATGTCGGGCGCGCTCGTATATTCTGGAGTCAACATGTATGCACCTGCTATTGCATTTGAAGCAGGTTTGATATTATTTCATGAACTATATACAGATGTTTATGTTATACTATTATGGAAAGTAGGTACTATATTAAGTCACATACATTCATAAGGTAGATggtatcaaaaaatatatatattaccccccccccccccccctcattACAATCATTCATTTACAAAAATTTCTCCTTCCAGTGTCTGGTTTGAATACCTGGGCAAGTATTCTCGCATGCGGCGTTGTTTGCATCCTTTATACAACTTTTGTAAgtattttgaacaattttatatttgttattacAGCTTTTGACAAGTTGTATTAACTTTAAGTTCTCCTTTGTTGTTTCCTCGAGTTTAAATGGAGAACATTTAATTAAAAGAAAGAGACAAAGCAATGGGTCAAAAACTCACTATATGTAATGGATACGAAAAGTTTTTAAAGTGTGTGGTAGttgatagaaaaatatttacaacttGACTCCAACAATAATCTAACAGAAGaaactattttttttcatcCTAAAATACGATCCCCAAGCATTGATCACTAAgtcaaatctaaaatatatttatttcaggGTGGATTCAAAGGAATCGTTTGGACGGATGTGTTTCAATCTTTCGTAATTGTAGTTGGTGTCATAGCAGTCGTTACTAGAGGCGTTATGATAAATGGAGGATTTGCAGAAATTTGGAACGCCGCTTATGAAGGAGGAAGAATCGATTTTGTGCAGTAAGTGAACATATGTAATGCTATGGTTACAGTATAATAACTGAAATATCGTAATGCAGCATTTCAGTCATAACAGTTGTGGACCCGTGGACAGTAGATACCGACAGTGGAGATAATATGGTTAGCAGTACTAGGATTCAATCAGGATTGATAATTTATCacatcctatatatatatatatatatatagtgctAGCACCAAAGCACGTAGCGATCCTATTAAAAACTGCATCTACCGGTGGGTAATTGTCATTTAAGTTTTCTCCAAAGGGCTTGAGTCATCTGaattaaaaatcatttaataattaataataatttaggtGTGCGAATCCAATAAACGAATATTTTGCAAATATattgttataatttttattgttcaagTTTCGAAACTGATGTTCGGATTCGACATACATTTTGGTCAGTAGTCATAGACTCTCTCATAGTTACAACAGCTTCGTACGGAACGTCTCAACCAGCAGTTCAGAGATTTTTTAGTTGCAAAAGTCTGAAAGATTCACAGATGTAAGTATATTTGCAAAACTCAAAGAGTTTTTGATAAGAGCCTGTTTAGGCCAGTAGTTTAGTAGATTAAAATGCCAAGTACTTTCACATAAAATCTAAAGAGCTTGTGAAATCGGCTCCACGAAGGCAGATTCCTTAGTTGATTAAAGACAGACTACACTAAACTCTTTTTTTAATCATACGCGACTTCGAAATATTTTAACATGGTCCTCTTGGGctattttctaaattgatttACGCTATGAAGGAAACGATAACGAATCAATTAAATAGTGATGAACATTGTAACGACCTTCAGGTTCGATTTAATGTTACtgagaaaaacaaaattcatgtAATTTATCTGGTATATGTATAAACAAGAATCCTTTAGCTTCGTGCAATACTAGATACGAATTTAAAGTTAAACATTGACTATAAAGGCCACAAAACGAATAACTGATTGATTGTTGTGCTTGGAACCGGTTTCTCGGTGATTCAATTTAATTGACTATATATTGATCTAATCCAGTGGTCACCaaagtgtgggtcgcgaccccaagtgGGGTCGTCTTAAATATTTCTGGGGTCGCCGAGTGCCCATCGTtgtcttttcttttattatttttattatgtgtgTGACTTCTCGGCTTAACGCTAGATACTTCAAACAAAAGAATGAATAACAAGCACGCAGACAGGTAATATCATGAGCGATTACGATAAAttaattatgacatcacaatcacaAATTTAGTCCGTGTGAAAAACAGTGTTTCACTGTTAAGTGTCTGCACTGTTAAGTTGAATAACGCTACATAGGCTAGCAAGTTTCGGTATTTCGAATTGAAGTGACTTCTTTTGTAATAAAGCTATTGCGTAACGACAGTATTTacattttaaagtaaattgTTATTGTGTCTTAAATGTACTGTACAGTGGCCGTTGCTTTTACTGCAAAGCCTCATTTTCCAGACTACCGTCATATTgataattacaatttattaaatagctgataaacataaaagaaaaatatcgtATGATCAATCTTTTTGAAAGCTTGAGTTTAAGTGCTATGATTCTGCCTAGATCAAAGCACCGAAATCGATTAAACGTAGAACAGATTTGCGTTGCAAGATCTCGTTGGAAGGAAGCAGTCGCATTCTTCACACTGATTAAATAGGGTTGTTATTAGgttcttttaataaatttcctaatttgataaatatatttttcgtgtCTGTaggtgaacatatatatataacttgggGTCGCGAGTTCTTATCATACGTAATGAGGTCGTGTatgaaaaagtttgaagacCACTGATCTAATCGAAACAGCATTAATTTATCGTTCCGTTTCTTCAtggttttaataaaattaagcTAAAATATATTTAGGACTGCATTGGTAAACATTGTTGGTCATATTATGTTGTATGGAATAGCGTTCCTACTTGCAATCGTTGCTTACGCACATTACAGAGGATGTGATCCGCTTGAGCAAGGATGTATCAGCAAAATTGATCAGGTTTGTacattttttgttggaatatagtGTTATAAACACATattcttttaaagtgaaattgagcATATGCTCGAACTTCGCAACCCACTAAAATACTTGATAATACTGACATTTAAAAACCACCTAATCTAACGGGATTTCAAAAGTTCCATTTAGGCTACTAGGCTatatacaaattgaaaattggTTCTGGAAGCCGAACGTGTAAAATCACTTAATAAAAGTTATTACGCAGATTTTTAAACAACATACCACAATGATGCACGCAAACAGatgaaacaaatttgaaaaacaacaaacatatttaaataaattcgaCTCTTTTAACTCAAAATTAAATTGACTGAAAAGATTTCCAAAAGCATGAAATTCTTGAATTTCTTTCATATCATTGTTCTACAAACAGCTATCGCATATTACTTTCAGCCAAAAATAAAGTAATCATTCTCATTTAATCAGATTATCCCACTGCTTGTGATGGATGTATATCACAACTATTACGGAATACCCGGGTTGTTCCTGGCCTGCATTTTTGCTGCTACCTTAAGGTAAGTCATGCTTTAGtttcgaaaataaaaacaattccaATGAATACACTCGTGAATTTGAAATCGGAAGCCCGTTTTCAAACTTCTGCAAATTGAGCAGATACCTTCAACTGCGAAGGTATTAATTATGTACCCAATtgtaccatatatatatatatataatgtgttTTCTGAAGCTTCAGATAGCCcgagtttattttgttttgtagtaCGATTTCATCAACGATGAATGCATTGGCATCAGCAGCAATGGATAATATTGTTACACCTTACACAAAATTTAACGAGCGAACTCAATTTTATGTCTCTAAAGGTAAATGTAACATCGTGTTAATCAAATAGCAATTTACGTCGAGATTAATAAAGTTCTTCTGGTATGgaaagtgaaagtttaaaaaaaaaacagcggATAACAAAGCCTAAATTTTAGcactttgtttgttttaaatGATGAAGTTCATATTTATGTAAATTCCAAGTAACCTTCAAGGTTGGAtgaattattttcaagtttttacaTTCAGGAATGGTATTTTTCTTTGGCGTTGTTTGCATCGGGATCGCAGCATTGATGACGAACGCACTTGAAATATATGAAGCAGCACTAAGCTTAATTTCTATCACCATGGGACCATTATTAGGATTATTCACTTTAGGAATGCAATTTCCATTCGCAAACTGGAAGGTATGGTTCAATTACCTAAATGATACTCATTCGCAGCAAACAGAACGGTGAGGCCCATTTTCACGAATACTAAAGAAAACAGGATTAAATTGAAAGgaaatatgataataataaGGCATTCAATATCGAAGTCAATTTTATATCAATTAAATATAGAAAGTTGAAATACTCAATATATTTAGTTTCACAAACCCTTGTTTGTAGGGAGCTTCTGGTGGTGTGATCTGTGGTATTGCATCAGGGGCCTGGCTCTATTTAGGAAGGAAAAGCATCACACAGTCGAACGATTTTGTGAGAGCAATGGATGTTACTACAGATCAATGCAATTTCACATGCAACGGAGAAGAGATAGTAACTAACTACACTACTCTTGGTTACTGGACAACACCAGTCGATGCAActacaattccagaaatttatGATGAAGATGTCCCGTTCTATACACTGTCTTTTCGATACATCAGCGCTACTGGTTTTATCGGTTGTATAATCAGCGGTTGTATTATTAGTCTTTTAACCGGTAAGTGAAAAATCTTCCATACAGGTAATAGACAAAACGTACTAAATAAATCATATTTGTTTtctcaaatttgacaaaccttGCATCAAAATTCGGTGTTTGGTCAATGAACTCTTTATTACAGCTAATACCTGAAATTTTTCTATATCCAGGTGGATGGAGAGATCGCCACAAAGTAAATCCGAAGTTATTGAGACCACTTTTCGATCTCTGGATTTTCAGAATATGGATTCCGGAAAAAGTCCGAAAGTTTCTACGATTTGGGATTGAATGGAGTGAAGATGGCAACGATGATAAGTTTGgaacaaaatcagaaaaatatagaaCGGTAAGTACTATATAAACTTAAGATAACTATGAATGCAGTCTATTCAGTATTATACGTGAAATTTTTTTCCGAGGGCTCTGTTGAAACTTTCTTTTTAATAGCGTAAGATCTGTAGTGCAACCAGCTATCCTATGACTAAATATATGATTCAATTTAATGTCAGATTTTCATTTAAGTAACATCCAGTTTATACATATACCCATGCAAAAGCATCTCCTAAAAACAT contains:
- the LOC144411741 gene encoding sodium-coupled monocarboxylate transporter 1-like produces the protein MSESGFTFSAVDYVVFGLMLLLSVAIGIYNAYRERNSNSANDYLNATKSMSMLPVAISLCVTYESALNLLSTPAEIYLYGSMASWGLIATISAPIIAAHIFMPTYYAAGITSVYDYLRLRFNRVTQILGTLTFMSGALVYSGVNMYAPAIAFEAVSGLNTWASILACGVVCILYTTFGGFKGIVWTDVFQSFVIVVGVIAVVTRGVMINGGFAEIWNAAYEGGRIDFVHFETDVRIRHTFWSVVIDSLIVTTASYGTSQPAVQRFFSCKSLKDSQMTALVNIVGHIMLYGIAFLLAIVAYAHYRGCDPLEQGCISKIDQIIPLLVMDVYHNYYGIPGLFLACIFAATLSTISSTMNALASAAMDNIVTPYTKFNERTQFYVSKGMVFFFGVVCIGIAALMTNALEIYEAALSLISITMGPLLGLFTLGMQFPFANWKGASGGVICGIASGAWLYLGRKSITQSNDFVRAMDVTTDQCNFTCNGEEIVTNYTTLGYWTTPVDATTIPEIYDEDVPFYTLSFRYISATGFIGCIISGCIISLLTGGWRDRHKVNPKLLRPLFDLWIFRIWIPEKVRKFLRFGIEWSEDGNDDKFGTKSEKYRTKETSGVYSVQMDPGNVYANESFVDDKNAVKMSSL